The following proteins come from a genomic window of Aquimarina sp. MAR_2010_214:
- a CDS encoding dipeptidase yields the protein MKKISTFVAITLLLFSCKQENMKKDTSTEDQSTATEDQLIAKAKEIHNNVITLDTHCDINVKNFTDSINYTQDLNSQITLPKMKKGGLDVAWFIVYTGQDSLTTTGYEKAHEIAMSKFKAIHKLAEEIAPDQIELALTSDDVRRIHKKGKKVAMIGIENGYPVGTDISNVKKFHDLGARYMSLSHNGHSQLCDSNTGEADDIWLHNGLSDLGKEVITEMNKIGIMIDVSHPSKESMRQMIKLTKAPIIASHSSARALCDHSRNLDDEQLQWLKENGGVIQTVAFTSYLNTEKFEKRNEKEVEIAKQIADSMGATWIERKEVAKLSAEEKEKYYDFYMKMLTIQREKVKKIDNLPPAVDLMDFVNHIDYMVNKIGIDHVGISSDFDGGGGIEGWSNASETFNVTLELVKRGYTEEQIEKLWSGNLLRVLDEVQKVAKELNQAG from the coding sequence ATGAAAAAAATTTCAACTTTTGTTGCTATTACACTGCTTCTATTTTCATGCAAACAAGAAAATATGAAAAAAGATACTTCTACAGAAGATCAATCAACCGCTACAGAGGATCAACTTATTGCTAAAGCAAAAGAGATTCATAACAACGTCATTACCCTCGACACCCATTGTGATATCAACGTAAAAAACTTTACGGATTCTATTAACTACACCCAGGATCTTAACTCGCAAATCACTTTACCAAAAATGAAAAAGGGAGGATTAGATGTTGCCTGGTTTATTGTTTATACCGGACAGGATTCACTAACCACTACTGGCTATGAAAAAGCACATGAAATAGCCATGTCAAAATTTAAAGCTATCCATAAATTAGCAGAAGAAATTGCACCAGATCAAATTGAATTGGCCTTAACATCAGATGATGTTCGTCGTATCCACAAAAAAGGAAAGAAAGTAGCTATGATTGGTATCGAAAATGGATATCCCGTAGGAACCGATATCAGCAACGTAAAGAAATTTCATGATCTTGGCGCCAGATATATGTCGCTTTCTCATAATGGACATAGCCAACTTTGTGATTCTAATACTGGTGAAGCAGATGACATTTGGCTACATAATGGCTTAAGTGATCTGGGGAAAGAAGTGATTACAGAAATGAACAAAATAGGGATCATGATTGATGTTTCCCACCCTTCTAAAGAATCTATGCGACAAATGATCAAACTCACCAAAGCTCCGATCATTGCTTCTCACTCTTCTGCAAGAGCATTATGTGATCATAGTAGAAATCTAGATGATGAACAATTGCAATGGTTAAAAGAAAATGGAGGTGTCATTCAAACCGTAGCTTTTACCTCATACCTGAATACAGAAAAGTTTGAAAAACGAAATGAGAAAGAAGTAGAAATAGCCAAGCAGATTGCTGATTCTATGGGAGCGACTTGGATAGAACGAAAAGAAGTAGCCAAACTAAGTGCCGAAGAAAAAGAAAAGTACTATGATTTTTATATGAAAATGCTAACGATTCAAAGAGAAAAAGTAAAAAAAATAGATAATCTTCCTCCTGCTGTAGATCTCATGGATTTTGTGAATCACATTGATTATATGGTTAACAAAATTGGTATTGATCATGTAGGGATTAGTTCTGATTTTGATGGAGGCGGTGGTATTGAAGGTTGGAGTAATGCTTCTGAAACTTTTAACGTAACTCTAGAACTGGTAAAACGGGGATATACAGAAGAACAAATCGAAAAGTTATGGAGCGGAAACCTACTACGTGTTCTTGATGAAGTGCAAAAAGTAGCAAAAGAGCTAAATCAAGCAGGATAA